The DNA sequence CGCCTGCTGATGGGCGAGTCTTCCGTTCTGGTACTCGGCGGCCAGCGCGCGCTGCCAAAAAGGCTGGAAGCCGCCGGCTTTGGCTTTCGGTGGTATGACCTGGAAGAAGCGCTTGCGGATGTACTCAAGTAGTTCAGAACCAGCAGGGAGATCGTAGCGAGCTCCCTGATTTATTATGATATGGAACCCGCCTCGCAACGCTCGCCAATTCCCCATCCTGTGTCGCCTTAACTGTGAATCTCATTCCAGTGATATGCCTTTCACTCTGCCATAACCCCTGTGTGTAATTTAACATCATCAAACCGTTGACATTCGTCAACGATCTATTCATATTACCAGGACTAATTAATGAAGGAACATCCGGATAAACATATCAGAGCAGCTATTGACTACGCGCTGGCACGAGGCTGGATTTTTATCACTGGCGGCAAAAGCGCTCACTGTTTTGGCAGGTTGATGTGCGGGACGGCCCGGCACCGGGAACATATGATGAGCATCTGGTCAACGCCTGCGGTACCCATTAACCACGCCAGGCAAATTATCAGAATGGTCGACCGCTGCCAGCCGCCTGCCTCAGGTCAGATTAACCACAAGAAGGATTAAACGATGGCGCTGTATAATTTTACGCTCACTCTCTCCGGCGTTACTGCTCGTACCGTGGGTCTGGAAGATGCGCTATATGCCGCAGGCTGCTCTGACGCCCTGGTCTGTTTTTACGGAACGGCGGTCTATCTGGAGTTCGATCGCGAAAGCGACTCTCTCGATCAGGCTATTCTGTCAGCCATTGCTGATATCGAATCCACTCCGGCTCTGAATGCGCGAGTCGAATCCGTCGATTCCGCGCTGGTAGGGTTAAGCGATATTGCTGAACTCACCGGCCTGACGCGACAGGCCGTCGCCTTATTGAAAGATGGCGCACGAGGATCGGGCCAGTTTCCGGGACCGGTGCAGCGCGTAAAAGGCAATTCGCCGCTGTGGCGCTGGAAAACCATCGTTGGCTGGCTGGTAACGGAGGGACGGCTTGCCGAAGACTCACCGCTGGTGGCCCACGCCGAAGTGCTGGACGATCTCAATCTGGCGCTGCAGCTGAGGGCTACGCGACAGAGCAAAACCGTGCTGCATTATCTTCACGGGCTCGAAAATCAGCAGCAGTCTTCGCTGACGGCTGGCTAACCCTGTTTTCTGAGGCCATACAACCCGGTGCCTTATGGTGTTAAGGTGGCTAAACAATTCATCTTTATGGCCTGCTTTATGATTACGCTTACCACCCCGCGCCTGCGCCTCTCGTCGTTTAACGCATCC is a window from the Klebsiella oxytoca genome containing:
- a CDS encoding DNA-binding protein, translated to MALYNFTLTLSGVTARTVGLEDALYAAGCSDALVCFYGTAVYLEFDRESDSLDQAILSAIADIESTPALNARVESVDSALVGLSDIAELTGLTRQAVALLKDGARGSGQFPGPVQRVKGNSPLWRWKTIVGWLVTEGRLAEDSPLVAHAEVLDDLNLALQLRATRQSKTVLHYLHGLENQQQSSLTAG